A genomic region of Methanothrix sp. contains the following coding sequences:
- a CDS encoding minichromosome maintenance protein MCM, which yields MQDGQIEALLDRYRGRLLDAAGKGLPLVFDVVELEKYDIDVADYAIEHPDDFITMLAAAANSYDFPFDLEGAVRVRIRNSRDVRRIGGIRSTDVGRLIAVEGVVRSASVVYTSLTEVYLICRRCGAGMYAPAGQVKRNEGLICLGCDRAGPFKIDRDRSKKDDSRFIVLQEFPEGVRAGNLPRSILVILTGELVENIGAGNRVRITGILKLMEGPKSKASETIDYDHYIEATHVEQIERDFEDIVITDEDVARIRELSRDPRLIEKIRDSIVPSIYGLEDVKLAIALQLASAPETVYPDGTTSRGDIHILLVGDPGVAKSQLLRYVAQIAPRAVFTSGKGVTVAGLTAAAVKDDAGDGKWTIEAGALPLADKGVCCIDELDKMNERDREALHEGLEQQIIAIAKAGITATLRCRCAVLAAANPKYGRFDPHEPVADQINLPPTLLSRFDLIFVIHDRPEPTRDSDLAEHMLNCETAAPAIEPELLRKYIAYIRQHISPVMTEDAKARLKKCFMEIRGLCRSASHPVPVTARQLQALVRLAKAVARLRMSQTVTGEDAELATRILMKCLGGVGIDPETGMLDADAIEVGMTKTATDRSIALQRIIAELAKKSPDRLASHTDILDEAERMGIDRYKAENLLRKMVTIGGIMEPKAGKYRPV from the coding sequence ATGCAGGATGGACAGATCGAAGCGCTGCTCGACCGATACCGTGGAAGGCTGCTCGATGCAGCAGGAAAAGGGCTGCCGCTAGTGTTCGATGTCGTGGAGCTTGAGAAATACGATATCGACGTTGCGGATTACGCTATCGAGCATCCAGACGATTTTATCACGATGCTCGCTGCTGCGGCGAACAGCTACGATTTTCCCTTCGATCTCGAAGGGGCTGTCAGGGTCAGGATCAGAAACTCCCGTGATGTCCGCCGAATCGGGGGCATTCGCAGCACAGATGTAGGGAGACTGATCGCGGTCGAGGGCGTTGTGAGGTCTGCCAGTGTGGTTTACACTTCGCTGACAGAAGTCTATCTCATATGCAGAAGATGTGGGGCCGGGATGTACGCCCCTGCGGGACAGGTGAAGAGAAACGAAGGGCTGATCTGCCTGGGATGCGACAGGGCAGGGCCTTTCAAGATCGACCGCGACAGGTCGAAGAAAGATGACAGCAGATTCATAGTGCTCCAGGAGTTTCCTGAGGGAGTCCGCGCTGGAAACCTGCCTCGCTCGATCCTCGTGATACTCACGGGCGAGCTCGTTGAGAACATAGGCGCTGGGAACAGAGTTCGCATCACTGGAATCCTGAAGCTCATGGAAGGGCCGAAGAGCAAGGCGAGCGAGACGATCGACTACGACCACTACATCGAGGCGACGCATGTGGAGCAGATCGAGCGGGACTTCGAGGATATAGTGATCACAGACGAAGATGTCGCGAGGATCAGGGAGCTGTCGCGCGATCCGCGCCTGATCGAGAAGATCAGGGACTCGATCGTGCCCTCGATCTACGGGCTGGAGGATGTCAAGCTGGCGATCGCACTGCAGCTCGCATCAGCTCCGGAAACAGTGTATCCCGACGGGACGACCAGCAGGGGAGACATACACATACTTCTCGTTGGAGATCCTGGCGTGGCGAAGTCTCAGCTACTCCGATACGTCGCTCAGATCGCCCCGCGCGCTGTGTTCACTTCTGGGAAGGGCGTGACCGTCGCGGGTCTCACAGCAGCAGCAGTGAAAGACGATGCTGGGGACGGGAAGTGGACTATAGAGGCTGGAGCCCTCCCTCTCGCCGACAAGGGCGTATGCTGCATAGACGAGCTCGACAAGATGAACGAGCGCGACAGGGAGGCCCTGCACGAAGGGCTTGAGCAGCAGATCATAGCGATCGCAAAAGCGGGGATCACCGCGACGCTCCGATGCAGGTGTGCAGTGCTCGCAGCCGCGAACCCGAAGTACGGGCGATTCGATCCTCATGAGCCCGTGGCAGACCAGATCAATCTCCCTCCGACACTTCTGAGCAGGTTCGATCTGATTTTCGTGATCCACGACCGCCCGGAGCCGACGCGGGACAGCGACCTGGCGGAGCACATGCTGAACTGCGAGACCGCCGCCCCTGCGATCGAGCCGGAGCTGCTGAGGAAGTACATAGCGTATATTCGACAGCACATATCGCCGGTGATGACCGAGGACGCCAAAGCGCGACTGAAGAAGTGCTTCATGGAAATTCGCGGGCTGTGCAGATCTGCCTCGCATCCGGTGCCAGTCACCGCGCGACAGCTCCAGGCTCTTGTGCGACTGGCGAAAGCCGTCGCCCGCCTGAGGATGTCCCAGACCGTGACAGGGGAGGACGCTGAGCTCGCAACGAGAATTCTCATGAAATGTCTGGGGGGTGTCGGTATAGACCCAGAAACGGGAATGCTCGATGCAGACGCGATCGAGGTCGGGATGACGAAGACCGCGACAGATCGTAGCATCGCGCTGCAGAGGATCATCGCCGAGCTGGCGAAGAAGTCGCCCGACAGGCTGGCGTCGCATACCGATATCCTCGACGAAGCAGAGCGCATGGGAATCGACCGATACAAAGCCGAGAACCTTCTCAGGAAGATGGTGACGATTGGTGGGATCATGGAGCCGAAGGCTGGAAAATACAGGCCCGTGTGA
- a CDS encoding baseplate J/gp47 family protein translates to MKSIERIKAELQAIQMKLHPLMRDYSQYSPNTVINESIAIQLHILQKLIAEKEKELNVLTATGAALDALVKDRLPFGRDQGTKARGTVKFSCIVPPTRDITIPKGTQVGAYDADGNMYLFETAQDAVLEAGMDHVYVDIVAVEEGAKYNVAAGSITLILTPVSGIDAVTNEYDMAGGTDQEDDESLRQRYIYAPIATGRATVQLVKEHLEALTDSDGNRLVREAGVQPIGLGDVTITVDPVNGPLDDVDAICNEIKKNIAAGITACGVKTAILKPLYQAYALDDSAGGYIWVRCTEPLLNNVTLSLTYTDTLGAERTATVNIPAPVPTGYCVKATLESSETLAKVVTASSYDGEGSFDVLIGLGDYPFLYTTAELVPVSVYLKVRAFSGATSALRSQLENSIQSLLGDYRIGERLEYSDVLQAVFVDYETKTPITGIDEVISLNVTIKDTTLYSVGQSYGLEADERVIAGPVNVEIT, encoded by the coding sequence GTGAAGAGCATAGAACGCATCAAGGCGGAGCTCCAGGCGATCCAGATGAAGCTCCACCCGCTGATGCGGGACTACTCGCAGTACTCCCCGAACACGGTCATAAACGAGTCGATCGCGATTCAGCTTCATATTCTGCAGAAGCTGATCGCAGAGAAGGAGAAGGAGCTGAACGTGCTCACAGCGACTGGAGCTGCGCTGGACGCGCTGGTGAAAGACAGACTGCCTTTCGGCAGGGATCAGGGGACGAAGGCCCGTGGGACTGTGAAGTTCTCATGCATCGTCCCGCCGACGAGAGATATCACGATCCCGAAGGGGACGCAGGTCGGTGCGTATGACGCCGATGGGAACATGTACCTATTCGAGACCGCGCAGGACGCCGTCCTGGAGGCCGGGATGGATCACGTATACGTCGATATCGTAGCTGTCGAGGAGGGCGCGAAGTACAACGTGGCGGCGGGGTCGATCACGCTGATCCTGACGCCCGTCTCAGGGATCGACGCAGTCACGAACGAGTACGACATGGCTGGCGGGACTGACCAGGAGGACGACGAGTCGCTGAGACAGAGATACATATACGCGCCAATAGCGACAGGCAGGGCGACAGTGCAGCTCGTGAAAGAGCACCTGGAAGCCCTGACCGACTCCGACGGGAACCGGCTCGTGAGGGAGGCAGGGGTGCAGCCGATCGGGCTCGGAGACGTGACGATCACAGTCGACCCAGTGAACGGGCCGCTGGACGATGTCGACGCCATATGCAACGAGATCAAGAAGAACATCGCGGCAGGGATCACCGCTTGCGGTGTCAAGACCGCGATCCTGAAGCCGCTGTATCAGGCATACGCCCTCGACGATTCCGCCGGCGGGTACATATGGGTCAGGTGCACCGAGCCGCTGCTGAACAATGTCACGCTCTCGCTGACGTACACCGATACGCTTGGGGCTGAGAGAACCGCGACTGTGAACATCCCCGCGCCAGTCCCGACCGGGTACTGCGTGAAAGCGACGCTTGAGAGCAGCGAGACGCTGGCGAAGGTGGTGACTGCGAGTTCGTATGATGGTGAGGGGTCGTTCGATGTCCTCATCGGCCTGGGAGATTATCCCTTCCTGTACACGACCGCCGAGCTGGTTCCCGTCTCGGTGTATCTCAAAGTCAGAGCGTTCTCAGGGGCAACGTCCGCGCTCAGATCGCAGCTTGAGAACTCGATACAGTCGCTGCTCGGCGATTACCGCATCGGGGAGAGGCTTGAGTACTCAGACGTGCTGCAGGCGGTGTTCGTCGACTACGAGACGAAGACGCCGATCACGGGCATCGACGAGGTGATATCTCTGAACGTGACGATCAAAGACACGACGCTCTACAGCGTAGGGCAGAGCTACGGTCTCGAAGCAGACGAGCGCGTGATCGCCGGGCCTGTGAACGTCGAGATCACATGA
- a CDS encoding HTH domain-containing protein: protein MRVSAIEEQIREIHGELEINTDAHCKMREQIFALMGKHVAELGRREQRVLELLDEAGGQMSFGALAAEMNVSRYTLRRLLQNLKGYVETGRDPKSMRKKYVRLVVPI, encoded by the coding sequence ATGCGGGTTTCTGCCATCGAAGAGCAGATCAGGGAGATCCACGGTGAGCTGGAGATCAACACTGACGCGCACTGCAAAATGAGGGAGCAGATCTTCGCCCTCATGGGAAAGCACGTCGCTGAGCTCGGAAGGAGGGAGCAGAGAGTTCTTGAGCTGCTTGATGAAGCCGGAGGGCAGATGTCGTTCGGGGCGCTCGCTGCTGAGATGAACGTGTCGAGGTATACACTGAGAAGACTCCTGCAGAACCTGAAGGGATATGTGGAGACGGGGCGAGACCCGAAGAGCATGAGAAAAAAGTACGTCAGGCTGGTGGTGCCGATCTAG
- a CDS encoding ParB/RepB/Spo0J family partition protein has product MRMKIADIKVPVRKRAVNPEKVQQIADSIKVIGMLHPILVRRDGTLLAGAHRLEACKQLGMDEVEVEVLDVEPLMQELVEIDENLIRSELSYVERGEFLRRRKEIYEMLFPVAAHGGDRKSEAFREARKGVESFAEDTAKKIGVSPRTIQQDIQIAEELPPDVKETIKQIDLPKVEALELVKVKKSEGPETVREIVKKLADQPEKVGIGAVKTVKQHLTLKRQVAEEPTAKIQRADWHEALAGLEHPVDVVLSDLSVQRFSRQDFSEFLRLSESAISERGRVVIQVSVPQLSDAISATPQGLAVRWVYANTLASSAQPDVQLVPRSVSDFLVEKPAAPRVNNMWKPIVFYAKGDAVPPPGGDVISRSYTRLSRIEDMSLQVVARFTKPGEKVLDPCIPVQSSADPALMTVMAAVVGRDFIGATTEQVVNDEVPQTLSRLKYAVAWA; this is encoded by the coding sequence ATGCGGATGAAAATTGCAGATATTAAAGTCCCTGTCAGAAAGCGTGCAGTGAACCCTGAGAAGGTGCAGCAGATCGCGGACTCCATCAAGGTGATTGGGATGCTGCACCCGATTCTCGTGCGCAGGGACGGGACGCTGCTGGCTGGCGCGCACAGACTTGAAGCCTGCAAGCAGCTTGGGATGGACGAGGTGGAGGTGGAAGTGCTCGATGTCGAGCCGCTGATGCAGGAACTCGTAGAGATAGACGAGAACCTGATACGCTCTGAGCTCTCGTATGTCGAGCGCGGGGAGTTTCTGAGACGCAGAAAAGAGATCTACGAGATGCTGTTTCCGGTGGCCGCGCATGGTGGAGACAGAAAGAGCGAAGCCTTCCGGGAGGCCAGGAAGGGCGTGGAGTCGTTCGCTGAAGACACTGCGAAGAAGATCGGGGTGTCGCCGCGCACGATCCAGCAGGATATCCAGATCGCTGAAGAACTCCCTCCGGACGTGAAAGAGACGATCAAGCAGATAGACCTGCCTAAGGTCGAAGCGCTGGAGCTTGTCAAAGTCAAGAAGTCCGAAGGGCCTGAGACAGTCAGGGAGATAGTGAAGAAGCTCGCTGACCAGCCCGAAAAGGTGGGGATCGGCGCGGTGAAGACAGTGAAGCAGCACCTGACGCTGAAACGGCAGGTGGCAGAAGAGCCGACCGCGAAGATCCAGCGCGCCGACTGGCACGAAGCCCTCGCGGGGCTTGAGCATCCCGTCGATGTCGTGCTCTCGGATCTCTCAGTGCAGAGATTCAGCCGGCAGGACTTCTCCGAATTCCTGCGACTTTCCGAGAGCGCGATATCCGAGCGCGGGAGGGTTGTGATACAGGTCTCGGTGCCACAGCTCAGCGACGCGATATCCGCAACGCCACAGGGTCTCGCAGTCAGGTGGGTGTACGCGAATACTCTCGCATCGAGCGCTCAGCCGGACGTGCAGCTTGTGCCACGCTCTGTCTCGGACTTTCTGGTGGAAAAACCAGCAGCACCGCGCGTAAACAACATGTGGAAGCCGATAGTGTTTTACGCGAAGGGCGACGCCGTGCCGCCTCCGGGAGGGGACGTGATCAGCCGCTCGTATACGAGACTGTCCCGCATAGAGGACATGTCGCTGCAGGTGGTTGCCAGGTTCACGAAGCCGGGTGAGAAAGTGCTCGATCCATGCATCCCGGTGCAGAGCTCAGCAGATCCAGCGCTGATGACCGTGATGGCTGCTGTTGTCGGTCGAGATTTCATTGGAGCGACCACGGAGCAGGTCGTGAACGACGAAGTGCCACAGACGCTCTCCAGGCTGAAATACGCTGTGGCATGGGCGTAG
- a CDS encoding interleukin-like EMT inducer domain-containing protein, whose protein sequence is MTSELWGYWSENTVRMVGDYRSQYWPGLIVRLVQGGAEKFFRITDVSYDGQYTYLTLHGGGLYTLGTEPITEHQHSPYLAPRGFPIGFDLLPQYLADRDHASTSLHTPGTVVPVVTSVGNPGSDSNIPSEKAVRSAVNEKLSVIMTIEVRSVGLSSQVNEFGRGIWVNGTRVLEQGRSYGLVVIDRNTLQVVFTGTYDVFGSSSNAEALANKLASYDQNYIVAIGTYDEPRENRTTSPLPYQIARCGGTRSLFLSSGFKYRSAYALIGVPGFWEGAGFEAYSGNTDDDTLAYCYLAVYVLSNGSLVKAGPMR, encoded by the coding sequence ATGACGAGCGAGCTGTGGGGATACTGGTCTGAGAACACAGTCCGCATGGTCGGGGACTACAGAAGCCAGTACTGGCCGGGGCTGATCGTCCGCCTCGTGCAGGGCGGTGCTGAGAAGTTCTTCCGGATCACAGATGTCTCATACGATGGGCAGTACACGTACCTGACGCTGCACGGCGGAGGGCTGTACACGCTTGGGACGGAACCGATCACGGAGCACCAGCATTCGCCGTACCTGGCGCCGAGGGGGTTCCCGATCGGGTTCGACCTGCTGCCACAGTACCTGGCCGATAGAGATCACGCATCCACCAGCCTGCATACGCCTGGCACGGTGGTGCCGGTCGTAACAAGCGTTGGTAACCCGGGCAGTGATTCGAACATCCCCTCGGAGAAGGCGGTGCGCAGCGCGGTCAACGAAAAACTCTCTGTCATTATGACGATAGAGGTCAGATCTGTAGGGCTTTCGTCGCAAGTGAACGAGTTCGGGCGCGGTATCTGGGTGAACGGGACGAGAGTTCTGGAGCAGGGGAGATCGTACGGGCTGGTTGTGATCGATCGAAACACACTTCAGGTAGTGTTCACGGGCACATATGATGTATTCGGGAGTTCGTCGAACGCGGAGGCACTTGCGAACAAGCTGGCAAGCTACGATCAGAACTATATAGTCGCAATCGGGACGTACGACGAGCCGCGAGAAAATCGCACAACGTCGCCGCTGCCATACCAGATCGCTCGGTGCGGAGGGACACGCTCGCTATTTCTATCGTCGGGCTTCAAGTATCGCAGCGCGTACGCGCTCATCGGAGTTCCAGGGTTTTGGGAGGGGGCTGGCTTCGAGGCATATTCTGGAAACACTGACGACGACACGCTCGCATATTGCTATCTCGCGGTATATGTGCTCTCGAACGGATCGCTAGTGAAGGCGGGTCCCATGCGGTAG
- a CDS encoding thymidylate synthase, whose protein sequence is MFRGKIKARKLYTAIKALYPLMTRARVHVSDRFVELAAMDSQHAVAAYVEVDSDEFDRYDYSEDVKFGLNLNHALAALSVAEKDICIEIEGTTAKLSTGTFTATTQSDMRAFVDGIDNTFSLMLGSSMLFNDFIYPEAAWSWAVSIVQRQGTSFIDEDGRRAMRVLGLGIEIEKPLEGWPIRGSGWDMPALEEYAKQLLDPDRRGFSYTYGERLCGGEVNQIERAIKLMRDRPTTRRAVATTWKTVRDTCTSARGRHAPCLIALCFQARRDSVMERDMLDLTAFFRSWDVQRAAPANMYGLAKLLEHVALNVARTPGKLRIMAADAHIYVD, encoded by the coding sequence ATGTTCCGTGGAAAGATCAAGGCGCGAAAGCTCTATACCGCCATCAAGGCGCTGTACCCGCTCATGACAAGAGCGAGGGTGCATGTCAGTGATAGATTCGTTGAGCTCGCTGCTATGGATTCTCAGCACGCGGTCGCTGCTTATGTGGAGGTCGACAGCGACGAGTTCGACAGATATGACTATTCTGAGGACGTGAAGTTCGGGCTCAACCTGAATCACGCCCTCGCAGCTCTGAGCGTCGCGGAGAAAGATATTTGCATCGAGATCGAGGGAACGACCGCGAAGCTAAGCACAGGGACGTTCACCGCGACAACACAGAGCGATATGCGGGCGTTTGTGGATGGAATAGACAACACATTCAGTCTGATGCTGGGAAGCAGTATGCTGTTCAACGACTTTATATATCCTGAGGCGGCCTGGAGCTGGGCAGTCTCGATAGTCCAGCGCCAGGGCACGTCCTTCATAGACGAGGACGGGCGCAGAGCGATGCGAGTCCTCGGTCTGGGCATAGAGATCGAGAAGCCGCTTGAGGGGTGGCCCATCCGGGGGTCAGGATGGGACATGCCCGCGCTCGAAGAGTACGCGAAGCAGCTCCTCGATCCCGACCGGCGCGGGTTCTCGTACACGTATGGCGAACGCCTCTGCGGTGGCGAAGTGAACCAGATCGAGCGGGCGATCAAGCTCATGCGAGACCGCCCGACAACGCGCCGCGCCGTCGCCACGACGTGGAAGACTGTGAGGGACACGTGCACGTCCGCGCGAGGGCGTCATGCGCCGTGCCTGATCGCTCTGTGTTTCCAGGCCCGTAGGGACAGCGTCATGGAGCGTGACATGCTCGACCTGACCGCATTCTTCCGGTCGTGGGACGTGCAGCGAGCCGCGCCCGCGAACATGTACGGGCTGGCGAAGCTGCTTGAGCACGTCGCTCTGAACGTCGCCAGGACTCCTGGGAAGCTCAGGATCATGGCAGCCGACGCTCATATCTATGTGGACTGA